CCCTGGGTGGCAATGCCTGATGTAGCCAATGCACTGCTACGCATATTTACATACACTGTATCGCCCGCATACACGTAGTTGTTACTGTTTATATACAGGGATCCTGCTTTGTAGGTAACTGTTACAGTATCTGCCACCACCGAATAAGTACGTCCGGCCGACACCTGCGCAGCAATAAAATTCGCTTTGTCTGTAGCGTTGCTGATGGTGTATTTCAGGGATGTATTCGTAGCGGCATAAGTGGTTGATAAAATAGATGCAGGGCCACCTTTTACCAGGCGGGTTGCCGCTTCGTAAGAATCAACGCCTATTGAACGAAGCCAGGTATAACCTGTAGCCCGGCCATTGGCATCTAATTGCACACCAGCCATGGTAGCCGGTACAATTTTAGTCATGCGGGGGTCTACCACACCGGCGCCACGCATATTGGTCAGCAGGTCGTAATAGTATTTTGTAATGCGGTTGGCGCTGCCATACGCCGCATAATCGAAGTTACCGTTTGTTACCACCGGATCGCCCAGCAAATAATCGGTTACGGTACTGTTGTTTAAACCGGTGAGCACCACATTGTCGGCAATGCTTTGCGGCCCTTTAGACAAACAATATAAAATAGAGTCTGCATTATACAGGTCTGCTTTTTTTGACAGCTTAAGCATATAGCGGGCTTTCAACCCCCAGCAAAGTTTTATCCACTTGTTTACATCTCCATTGTTCCACATGTCGCCGGCTGCCAGTTTGGGCGCGTTGGCATCCTGCGTCCTGCTGAACAGATCGATGGCCTCATTCAATTTTGCCATACAACCGTAGTATATGGTTTTGCCATCATCATAGGCAGGGCTTGGGTTTTGGGTTAACGCCTGTGTATAAGGCATTTCACCATAGATATCCAGCATTTCCATAAAACCCAGTGCATGAAATACATCAGCTGCAGCCATATAATGATACGCATTCTTTTTCTGGGCTGAACTATACAGATCGCTCAAATTGGAAGCTACCTCTATAAACCAGGTTTGATACGGCGTGATATTAACAGAGGTACCTGGAGCCGACATGGTAGTGCTGAATGCATTCACATTACCGGTGGCAGAGGCAGTTGTGCTATAATAAATACCGGATATGCATGAGGTACGGAAATTGGTAACCCCTGCGGTATAACAATAAAATTTCTGGATCCATGGCAACCGGTTTTGCTCTGCTGCGGTAGCATTGCTAGGAGTACTCGGGTCAACATTTACATCCAGCCACTTTTTACAGGAGGTTGCACCCATTGCAAGCAGGCCACCTAATATTATATATTTAATACTTCTCATAGTTTTCTTTTTAGTCATTTGGTTAAAA
The Niastella koreensis GR20-10 genome window above contains:
- a CDS encoding SusD/RagB family nutrient-binding outer membrane lipoprotein, with the translated sequence MRSIKYIILGGLLAMGATSCKKWLDVNVDPSTPSNATAAEQNRLPWIQKFYCYTAGVTNFRTSCISGIYYSTTASATGNVNAFSTTMSAPGTSVNITPYQTWFIEVASNLSDLYSSAQKKNAYHYMAAADVFHALGFMEMLDIYGEMPYTQALTQNPSPAYDDGKTIYYGCMAKLNEAIDLFSRTQDANAPKLAAGDMWNNGDVNKWIKLCWGLKARYMLKLSKKADLYNADSILYCLSKGPQSIADNVVLTGLNNSTVTDYLLGDPVVTNGNFDYAAYGSANRITKYYYDLLTNMRGAGVVDPRMTKIVPATMAGVQLDANGRATGYTWLRSIGVDSYEAATRLVKGGPASILSTTYAATNTSLKYTISNATDKANFIAAQVSAGRTYSVVADTVTVTYKAGSLYINSNNYVYAGDTVYVNMRSSALATSGIATQGEKDVSWYPTAAAFSAGAVASTGSFQVRPVSDQEILTYHEMQFIKAEVLMRKGDVANAYIAYKAAIQAHLDMMQAKLTSWKAAGFNATNPDMTPMDATAIATYMNSAALAGSGDLTMQDIMLQKYVAMGCSIENYNDMRRFNFSAGNVGSFGVVYPGYKRGPLFSGGAQYTGGTPTDPRYWSRRWALPTTLELNYNLNNALAVNSHATDPNIWSMPVWWDCATDAEYNGYIGK